One Methanobacterium formicicum DSM 3637 genomic window, GCAATGGAGAAGTATCCCTAAGCCATTCCTGGATTGGGAGGATAGTAAAGGGAAAATTTGACGTTCCAGAATACCATGAAGACATTCTAAAAATCGGAGACGCCCATGAAATGAGGAATGTGACCCTGGTGGGCCTGGTTAACAAAGTTTATGACACCATAACCTTCGAAAGAGACGATGGCACCACTGGAAAAGTGAAATCCATGGAATTACAGGATGACACTGGTGTTATTCGCCTTACACTATGGAATGAAGACACCGAAATCGAGACTAAAAAGGGAGACATCCTGAAAATCATAGGAGGTAACATTGAATTCGACGATTATTCAGGTACCAATTACAGGGTTAACACCAACTGGAACACCAAACTCATCAATAACCCCCCAATAGACCAAAAAATGAAAGATACCCTGAATGAAGTTGGCAAATACATCAAACCCCTGAAAATCAACGATTTAAATAGTATAGAAGAGGATGGGGAAGAAGTAGATATTGTTGGACGCGTGGTTAATCTGTATGAACCTAACGAATTCCAGCGAGATGATGGTACCTCAGGTATGGTTAGAACTGCAGAAATTGCCGACGATACTGGAATGGTGCGAGTCTCCCTGTGGGATAATAAAGCAGAATACCCGATGAAAGAAGGAGATGCAATTAAAATTGAAAACGCACGCACCCGTCTTGGTGATTATCAGGTGGATCTCAGCGTTGGCAAAACTTCCAGACTAATTGAACCCACAGAAGAGGAGATAAAAGATTTACCATCACTAAAAGATGTTGAATCAATGATCTACCAGACTAAGAAGATTCATGAGTTGGTTGAAGGCGACCGGGATGTGAGCCTCTTCGGCAGGGTTTTAAGTGTGGCAGAACCCACTCAGTTCACTAAAAGTGATGGCAGTACAGGTATAGTTCGCTCAATGGAAATTGCCGATGACAGTGGAGTGGTTCGAGTTTCACTCTGGGATGATCAGGCAAACACCTCATTTAAAGAAGGTGAAGCAGTAAAAATTGAGAATCCGCGTGTTAACCTTAGAAATAATAATATAGAGCTCAGTGTAGGCAGAACTACCATTATAACCAAACCAGAAGAAGATGAGGCATCGGTTCCCAGTTTGGATGAAATAGAAGGAAAATTATATCCCTCCAAGAATATTGGGGATATTGAGGAAGGGGACCAGAGTATAAAAGTAAGTGGAGAAGTAGTAGACATTCGAGGTAGCAAGATACTGTTTGAAATGTGCCCCAACTGTAACAAAAGAGTTAACTGGGTGGATAATGCTTACATCTGCGATATCTGTGGTGAAGAAATCAAAAAACCAAATATGTTAATGATCATCAGCCTCATGCTGGAGGATGATACCGGTACCATAAGTATCACCTTCTTCCGTAAGGCAGCAGAAGAAGTTCTGGGTATGACCACTGCCGAAGCCGAAGAGATCATTGCCACCACTGGAGATGAAGGATCCCTGGAAGAGAAAGTGGGAGATCTGGTGGGTCGGCAGATTACAGTGATCGCTGATGCAAGTTTCGATGAATATAACGAGGAAGTGCGTTTAAACGCCAGGAAAATGGTTGATGTTAAACTTTAAGTATCTGTAATGGAAAAATAAAAAGTATAAATTAACTTTTAATCCATTCAAGAACATCCCGGTTTGTAAAAAGTATTTAAACTAATTAAACAAGTTCAAAAAGGAGATTAAGATGGTGGAACTGGAAGATTTACCCAACGTGGGAGAAAAAACCGCGCAGAAATTAAGAGATGCTGGTTTTGCAGATATGATGCGGCTGGCCACAGCAACTGCCAAAGAACTCAGTGTTAAAGCCGAAATTGGTGAGGGCGTTGCAGAAAAAGTCATTGAAGCTGCTCGTAAAGCAGAACAGATTGACTTTGAAACAGCCCTGGATGTAATGGAACGCAGAAAAGATGTGGGCCATATAATCACAGGAAGCACCGGTTTAGATGAGTTGATTGGTGGAGGAATAGAAACACAGGCAATAACCGAGGTTTTCGGAGAATTCGGATCAGGTAAAAGCCAAATATCCCATGAAATTGCAGTTACTGTGCAATTGCCCCCAGAAAAAGGAGGATTATGTGGAGAATGTGTTTTTATTGACACTGAAAATACTTTCAGGCCAGAAAGGATAAAACAAATAGCAGAAGGTTTCACTTTAGATGTAGATGAAGTTCTAGGCAAAATACACATTGCCCGGGCATTTAACTCCAGCCACCAAATACTCATGGCTGATAAGGTCAACGAACTCATACAAAAAGGTGTGAATATTCGTCTGGTAATTGTTGATTCCCTTACTTCTCATTTCCGTGCAGAATACGTGGGAAGAGAGTCCCTAGCCACCCGACAACAGAAACTGAACCAGCACCTGCACACCCTGCAGAACATAGCAAACACCTACAACGTGGCAGTCTTTGTAACCAACCAAGTGCAGGCCCGTCCAGATGCATTCTTCGGAAGCCCCACCAAGGCTATTGGAGGACACGTACTGGGACACGCCTCAACGTACAGGATATGGCTCAAAAAGGGACTTGCAGGCAAACGTATTGCCCGTTTAGTGGACAGCCCACACCTACCTGAAGGGGAAGCTGTGTTCAAGGTGGTTACCGAAGGAATTGTTGATTAACCCCTACCGGAGAATGAATCATTCTTTATTCTCCATTTATTTATTTATAAAAAGATTTATTTAAAAAAAGAGTTCAAAATCCGCTTATTTTTTTATTAACTATTTTAATGGTCATAATCATCAATGTAATAATATATTTACTAATTATTCCTTTTCTGGCAATCCTTTTCTACAGACATTCCCTAATCCTAATTCTTTAAACTATAGGTTGAGTGATCCCTACCAATCACTACACTGATATAAATCAAGATTATATAATCCCATTATTATTATTTTAATGCAAAACTATTTACTATCCACTTATAACCAGAAACAATTATTTACCAGAATGCTACTCTGTGCAGAATAACTTACATAAATACGAAAATTCAAGATCAAAAATATTAAAACAAGTGAAAGCTCTTAAATAGGACAATTAATGAGAATTGATGGAATATTATTCTACTATATAAACCTTGTTTAAAAATTTTAATAGAAAACTTTATCCGTATAATAGATACAACCCTACACCATAAGATTAGTTAACTATCACAATGTGGAAAAAATAGGTGATCTAATTGGCAGAAGAAAATAAGCAAGAAACAACTGAAGAACCAAAAATCGGAGTCTACACATGTCACTGTGGTATCAACATCGGTGGAGTCGTTGATATTGAAGCAGTGAAAGAATACGCAGCAACCCTGCCCAACGTAGTAGTATCCGACGAATACAAATACTTCTGTTCAGACCCTGGACAGGACATGATCCAACAGGATGTTAAAGACGGTAAAGTTAACAGAGTAGTAGTAGCAGCATGTTCACCACGACTTCACGAACCCACCTTCCGAAGGTGTGTCAGGGAAGCCGGACTTAACCAGTTCTTATTCGAATTTGCAAACCTGAGGGAGCAGGACTCCTGGGTGCACATGGGTGAACCTGAAAAAGCAACTGAAAAAGCCAAAGACCTGGTCCGAATGGCTGTTGCTAAGGCCCGACTCCTGGAACCACTGGAAGCATCCAAGGTTAAAGTGGATAACAAAGCTCTAGTTATAGGTGGAGGAGTGGCTGGTATCCAGTCTGCACTCGACCTGGCTGATATGGGATTCAAAACCTACCTGGTGGAAAAACAACCCACCATCGGTGGACGAATGGCCCAGCTGGATAAAACTTTCCCTACCCTTGACTGTTCCATGTGTATTCTAGCTCCTAAGACTGTGGATGCTGCAAAACACGAAAACATCGAACTCATCTCCTTTGCTGAAGTGAAAGAAGTTCACGGTTACATTGGTAACTTCAACGTAGTAATTGAGAAAAAACCAAGATACATTGATGAAGATATCTGTACCGGTTGCGGAAGCTGTTCCGAAGTTTGCCCAATAGAAATGCCCAACTACTTCGATGAAGGTATGGGTATGGTCAAAGCAACCTCCATTCCATTCCCTCAAGCTGTACCTCTGGTGGCCAGAATTGACAAAGATTACTGTATCGATTGCAAACTCTGTGATCAGGCATGTGGTAACGGAGCAATTAACCACGAACAAAAAGCAGAACGTATCGAAATCGACGTGGGTACTATCATCGTAGCTACCGGTTACGACCCATACAACCCAACTGAGAAAAAGGAATATTCCTACGCAGATGCTCAAAACGTCATCACCGGCCTAGAACTGGAAAGACTCATCAACGCATCCGGACCTACCATGGGTAGAGTCTTAAAACCATCTGACGGTGGACACCCAAAAAGTGTGGCCTTCATCCAGTGTGTGGGTAGCCGTGACGAACAGATCCACAAACCATACTGTTCCCGTGTGTGCTGTATGTACGCTATGAAAAACGCACAGCTCATCATAGACCACGAACCTGACACCGAAGTCGCAATT contains:
- a CDS encoding OB-fold nucleic acid binding domain-containing protein; the protein is MREMSQEIKDEYEKIQDKISYEDFLKKMEEYKKENADVSFIDDISIAHMVVGDYITEKNEPTEEIKDFWKIEELETGKQHINLLGRVMSISNVKKFTSKRGKEGKLANLIIADDTGRIRVVFWTENIKLLDKFQEGDVVQINDVEIKQGFRDDEAHLNIQSSLEKLNSTDYPNLPPYNDKITPLNDIKGDMEVNVIARVIRIPRVRSFDRNGRDGKVASLELQDDSGTMQFTLWNKDTNLIDDLELKEGDAIKVLGAQSRVRNGEVSLSHSWIGRIVKGKFDVPEYHEDILKIGDAHEMRNVTLVGLVNKVYDTITFERDDGTTGKVKSMELQDDTGVIRLTLWNEDTEIETKKGDILKIIGGNIEFDDYSGTNYRVNTNWNTKLINNPPIDQKMKDTLNEVGKYIKPLKINDLNSIEEDGEEVDIVGRVVNLYEPNEFQRDDGTSGMVRTAEIADDTGMVRVSLWDNKAEYPMKEGDAIKIENARTRLGDYQVDLSVGKTSRLIEPTEEEIKDLPSLKDVESMIYQTKKIHELVEGDRDVSLFGRVLSVAEPTQFTKSDGSTGIVRSMEIADDSGVVRVSLWDDQANTSFKEGEAVKIENPRVNLRNNNIELSVGRTTIITKPEEDEASVPSLDEIEGKLYPSKNIGDIEEGDQSIKVSGEVVDIRGSKILFEMCPNCNKRVNWVDNAYICDICGEEIKKPNMLMIISLMLEDDTGTISITFFRKAAEEVLGMTTAEAEEIIATTGDEGSLEEKVGDLVGRQITVIADASFDEYNEEVRLNARKMVDVKL
- the radA gene encoding DNA repair and recombination protein RadA encodes the protein MVELEDLPNVGEKTAQKLRDAGFADMMRLATATAKELSVKAEIGEGVAEKVIEAARKAEQIDFETALDVMERRKDVGHIITGSTGLDELIGGGIETQAITEVFGEFGSGKSQISHEIAVTVQLPPEKGGLCGECVFIDTENTFRPERIKQIAEGFTLDVDEVLGKIHIARAFNSSHQILMADKVNELIQKGVNIRLVIVDSLTSHFRAEYVGRESLATRQQKLNQHLHTLQNIANTYNVAVFVTNQVQARPDAFFGSPTKAIGGHVLGHASTYRIWLKKGLAGKRIARLVDSPHLPEGEAVFKVVTEGIVD
- a CDS encoding CoB--CoM heterodisulfide reductase iron-sulfur subunit A family protein, encoding MAEENKQETTEEPKIGVYTCHCGINIGGVVDIEAVKEYAATLPNVVVSDEYKYFCSDPGQDMIQQDVKDGKVNRVVVAACSPRLHEPTFRRCVREAGLNQFLFEFANLREQDSWVHMGEPEKATEKAKDLVRMAVAKARLLEPLEASKVKVDNKALVIGGGVAGIQSALDLADMGFKTYLVEKQPTIGGRMAQLDKTFPTLDCSMCILAPKTVDAAKHENIELISFAEVKEVHGYIGNFNVVIEKKPRYIDEDICTGCGSCSEVCPIEMPNYFDEGMGMVKATSIPFPQAVPLVARIDKDYCIDCKLCDQACGNGAINHEQKAERIEIDVGTIIVATGYDPYNPTEKKEYSYADAQNVITGLELERLINASGPTMGRVLKPSDGGHPKSVAFIQCVGSRDEQIHKPYCSRVCCMYAMKNAQLIIDHEPDTEVAIYYMDIRAFGKGFEEFYRTSQEKYGIKFIRGRPANVLVNPDETLTIRAEDSLLGKVTEYNYDMVVLSVGLTPPEGSEELRQTIGLSKSADGFLMEAHPKLRPVDTLTDGVYLAGVAQGPKDIPDAVAQASGAAARAAIPMVKGEVEIEPIIAVVNSDVCGGCEVCLELCPYGAIERKDEKASINVALCKGCGTCVGACPSGAMDQQHFRTSQIFAQIEAAMNPGK